The following DNA comes from Verrucomicrobiia bacterium.
GATCATTCTTGTCACGGGACGCCGGCTCGCGGATATAAACCGGGTCTGTCCGGATTGCGAATTGTTTGATTTTATCGTTGCGGAAAACGGTGCTTTAATTTACAATCCTCGATCCAGACAAGAAACGCTTCTTGCCGGCCCGCCGCCCACGGTATTTATTGAACACTTGGAGAAGTCAAACATTCCTTTCGAGCGTGGGCGCATCATCCTGGAAACAACCCTGCCTTTTCACACTCATATCCTTCAGGCCATTCAGAAATTGGGACTGGAACTTCTTATAATATTCAACAAAGGCAGCGTGATGGTCTTGCCTCCCGGCATCAACAAGGCGACGGGACTGGATTACGCGCTGCGGGAACTCGGACTTTCCTTTCATGAGGCGGTAGGAATCGGCGACGCGGAAAATGACCACTCCTTTCTGGAACGTTGCGAATGCTCCGCGGCCGTGGCGAATGCAGTACCGAAGCTCCTTGAAGAAACCGACATCGTTATGCGCAATGAAGCGGGGCGGGGTGTCGTTGAGCTCATCGATGAATTAGTTGACAATGATTTGTCCAGGGTTTCGATTAATCTCGAAAAACATTTTATCGCCGTAGGTCAAGGTGACGACGGAAAGAATGTCACCATCCCTCCCTACGGCATTAACGTTTTGATCGCCGGACCGTCCGCCAGCGGAAAGTCCACCATTACTTCGGGGATCATGGAGCGGCTGATGCATCAGGCTTATCAAATCTGTGTCGTGGATCCGGAAGGTGATTACGGGATGTCATCAAAGAATTTGATCACCCTCGGCCATCAGCGGCACGCGGTTGAAGTCGGGGAGGCCATGGCCATTCTGGAGGACCCGAAGATCAATCTCAATGTCAATCTTTTGGGCTGGCCTTTGTCGGACAGACCCGCTTTTTTTGGAGAGTTTTTTCCAGGCGTTCGATCGTTAAGGACGCGCGCCGGTCGCCCGCACTGGATCATTCTTGATGAAGCTCATCACATGCTGCCGAAGGAATGGGGACATCTTCAGGAAGCGCTGCCCTGGAAGCTGGGAGAAACGATCCTTGTGACCGTACATCCGGGACAGCTGCCTGGCGGCATTCTGTCGCTGATGGATATTGTGATCGCCGTCGGACCTCAACCGGAGAAAACTCTGGGTGAATTTA
Coding sequences within:
- a CDS encoding HAD-IIB family hydrolase, giving the protein MRYLALAADYDGTLATEERLNTETMAALRRLRASGRRIILVTGRRLADINRVCPDCELFDFIVAENGALIYNPRSRQETLLAGPPPTVFIEHLEKSNIPFERGRIILETTLPFHTHILQAIQKLGLELLIIFNKGSVMVLPPGINKATGLDYALRELGLSFHEAVGIGDAENDHSFLERCECSAAVANAVPKLLEETDIVMRNEAGRGVVELIDELVDNDLSRVSINLEKHFIAVGQGDDGKNVTIPPYGINVLIAGPSASGKSTITSGIMERLMHQAYQICVVDPEGDYGMSSKNLITLGHQRHAVEVGEAMAILEDPKINLNVNLLGWPLSDRPAFFGEFFPGVRSLRTRAGRPHWIILDEAHHMLPKEWGHLQEALPWKLGETILVTVHPGQLPGGILSLMDIVIAVGPQPEKTLGEFSSATGLVFNSISCPAHRKGYAVVWFPRRKEPPVSVRIIPASGEHLRHRRKYAEGDMRHSSFYFRGPNGRHNLKTQNLVIFSVIAQGIDEETWLYHLYQGDYTRWFRESIKDPYLADQTERIQQRKGLKPEETRKLILNLIEARYTLPE